In one window of Pristiophorus japonicus isolate sPriJap1 chromosome 9, sPriJap1.hap1, whole genome shotgun sequence DNA:
- the LOC139273639 gene encoding zinc finger protein 239-like isoform X2, whose protein sequence is MDTRTMEKPWECGDCGKRFNYPSELEKHRRSHTAKRLFICSVCGDRFTQSSHLMGHQRIHTGERPYTCTVCGEGFTCYSNLLTHQRVHTGNRLFTCSECGEEFTCSSNLLTHQRVHSGKRPVTCSVCGEGFARSSHLLTHQRVHTREKPFTCSECGKGFTESSQLLIHQRVHTGERPFTCSVCGKGYARSSNLVRHQRVHK, encoded by the coding sequence atggacacccgcaccatggagaaaccgtgggaatgtggggactgtgggaagagatttaaTTATCCGTCAGAGCTGGAAAAacatcggcgcagtcacactgcgaagaggctgttcatctgctcagtgtgtggggatcGATTCACTCAGTCAAGCCACCTGAtgggacaccagcgaattcacaccggggagaggccgtacaCTTGcaccgtgtgtggggagggattcacttgttattccaaccttctaactcaccagcgagttcacactgggaacaggctgttcacctgctctgaatgtggggaggaattcacttgttcatccaaccttctaactcaccagcgagttcactctgggaaAAGGCcggtcacctgctccgtgtgtggggagggattcgctcggtcatcccatctgctgacacaccagcgagttcacactagggagaagccgttcacctgctctgagtgtgggaagggattcactgagtcatcccagctgctgatacaccagcgagttcacactggggaaaggccgttcacctgctccgtgtgtgggaagggatacgctcggtcatccaacctggtaagacatcagcgagttcacaagtga
- the LOC139273639 gene encoding zinc finger protein 239-like isoform X1 — protein MDTRTMEKPWECGDCGKRFNYPSELEKHRRSHTAKRLFICSVCGDRFTQSSHLMGHQRIHTGERPYTCTVCGEGFTCYSNLLTHQRVHTGNRLFTCSECGEEFTCSSNLLTHQRVHSGKRPVTCSVCGEGFARSSHLLTHQRVHTREKPFTCSECGKGFTESSQLLIHQRVHTGERPFTCSVCGKGYARSSNLIHGLNFFLSLSPST, from the exons atggacacccgcaccatggagaaaccgtgggaatgtggggactgtgggaagagatttaaTTATCCGTCAGAGCTGGAAAAacatcggcgcagtcacactgcgaagaggctgttcatctgctcagtgtgtggggatcGATTCACTCAGTCAAGCCACCTGAtgggacaccagcgaattcacaccggggagaggccgtacaCTTGcaccgtgtgtggggagggattcacttgttattccaaccttctaactcaccagcgagttcacactgggaacaggctgttcacctgctctgaatgtggggaggaattcacttgttcatccaaccttctaactcaccagcgagttcactctgggaaAAGGCcggtcacctgctccgtgtgtggggagggattcgctcggtcatcccatctgctgacacaccagcgagttcacactagggagaagccgttcacctgctctgagtgtgggaagggattcactgagtcatcccagctgctgatacaccagcgagttcacactggggaaaggccgttcacctgctccgtgtgtgggaagggatacgctcggtcatccaacctg attcatggcctcaatttctttctttctctgagcccctcaacttaa